GGCCGCCAGACGGTCCCGTTCGACACGATCCGCGCGATCGACTGGGGCGACCTCGGCTCGCGGGCCGGGCTGTCGGCGCTGGTGCACGACCCGGCGTTCCTGCAGGTGGCGCTCAATGTGCTGCTGTTCGTACCGCTCGGCTGGTTCGTACGACGGATCGCGCGGCGCGGGGTCGTCGTGGCCACCCTGCTCGGCTTCTCCGTCTCGCTGCTCATCGAGACCACGCAGGCCACCGGCGTGTGGCACCTCTACGCCTGCGCCTACCGGCTCTTCGACGTCGACGACCTGATGATCAACACCCTCGGCGCGACCCTCGGCTCGCTGGTGTCGGCGATCTTCATCCGGCGGCAGCGGCCGGAGGTCGTGTGGCCGAGCACGATCACCCTCGGTCGCAGGTGGGTCGGCATGGTCTGCGACGGGCTGTTCGTGGTGCTGCTCGGCTCGGCACTGTCGATCGTGTGGCGGGCGGTGCAGATGTACGTCGTCGAGGTGCCCTTCGAGGACCTGCCGACCACGCAGGAGCGGCTGCTGCAGTGGGGCGTCCCGGGGCTGGTCGAGGTGGCCGCCGTGCTCGTTCTCGGGCGGACGGTCGGCGAGTGGGTGGTGTCGGTCCGCACCACCGGCGGCCGCGGTCCGGTCCCGCTCGCGCGGTTGGTCAAGCTGGCCACCGGCATCGGCCCGTTCGTCGCGCTGCTCGCGATCCCCGGCGCCTGGACCGGCCCGGTGCTGGCACTGTTCGTCGTCCTCACCCTGGTGCTGGCCGTCCCCAAGGGGGGTGGGCACCGGGGACTGGCCCAGGCCGCGGCCGGGCTCGACCTCGAGATCGTGCTGCCGCGCTCGGTGCGGGAGCGGGAACCGGTCAGATCAGCTTCTTGAGCACGCCGAGCGGGGCGTGCTTCATGACCGGTGCCATCGCCGCCCACGGCAGCGGCGGCACGCACGCGTCGGCGACCTCCTTCTCGATCGCAGACACCATCGCGGCCACGCCCTTCTCGGTCGACGACATCAGCGGCGTCTGCTGCTCGACCTTGTCGTTCATCTCGGAGCGGATGTAGCCCGGGTAGAGCACGGTCACCTTGATCCTCTTCTGCAGCCGGGTGCCGTGCAGCTCGGTCCGCAGCCCCTCGGCCAGATGTGCGACGCCGGCCTTGGTGGCGGCGTACGTCGTCATCGAGGAGGGCATCCCGCGCATCGCCGACATCGACGACACCATCACCAGGTGCCCGGCCTCCTGCGCGCGGAAGACCTCCATCGCCGCCTCGGTCTGCGCCAGCGCGCCGACGAAGTTGGTCATCGCGGTCTCGAGGTTGGCGTCGAAGCGGCCGGTGCCGAGCTTGGCGCCCTTGCCGAGGCCGGCGTTGACCACGACCCGGTCCAGGCGGCCGAGCTCCTCGTGCAGCTCGCCGAACACCCGGAACACGGCGGCGTGATCGGTGACGTCGAGCGCGCGCAGTGCGACCCGGCGCTCGGGGTGGGCGGCCCGGATCTCGGCGGCGAGCTCCTCGAGCCGTTCGGTACGCCGGGCGGCCAGCGCGAGGTCGTGGCCGCGAGCGGCGAACTGGCGGGCCATCTCGGCGCCCAGTCCGCTCGACGCGCCGGTGATCAGGATCGTCGGTGCCATGGCGGCAGTCTGGCGTACCCGGCGCTGTGGCAGGGTGACGGCCGACCTCGGAAGGGAGCACGGATGCGGCGGATCGGGACGGGAGCGGTGGTGGCGTTGCTCGCTGCCGGCAGCGGCCTGGCGGGTGTCGCGCACGCTCAGGCGCCGGTGCCGACCTGCGCGGGCAAGCGCGCCACGATCGTCGATCCGTCGAAGGGCAACGACCGGATCGTCGGCACGAGCAAGCGCGACGTCATCGTCGCTGGGCGCGGACAGGGGCGCGATGTCGTCCTCGGGCTCGACGGCGACGACCTGATCTGCGGCGTCGCCCGGACCCGGGTGGTCGGTGGGCGCGGCGACGACACCGTCTACTACGCCGGGCGCGCCGACGGGGGCAAGGGCGCCGACAGCTTCCACGGCGTCGGTACGGCCCGCGGTGGCAAGGGCGCCGACACCGCCTGGGCGCCGATGGGCCCCGGATCCTTCGACGGCGGCGCGGGCTACGACCGGGTGGTCTTCTACGAGGGCTACGTCCCCGGCACCACATCGGGGGTCTACGTCAACCTCGCCCTGGGCCTGGCGTCCGCGGACGCCGAGGTCGGGCTCCTGCGGATGCGCACCGCCCTGGCCGGGATCGAGGAGGTCCGCGGCACCCCGGACGACGACCTGATCCTGGGCGATGCCCTCGACAACGTGCTGCGGGGCGGCGCCGGCCGGGACGTGCTCAACGGTCGCGGCGGCTACGACACCGTCGTCGGTGGCGCGGGCAAGGACACCTGCACCGCCGAGGTCCGCCGGGGCTGCGAGGAGTAGCGGGTTCGACAGGGCAACCACATACCGGGTATACATTTCCTATACCCGGTATGTAGTCGTTCCGAGGAGTCCCGATGTCCGTCAAGCACGCTCTGCTGGCCCTGCTGGAGCAGCAGCCGATGTACGGCTACCAGCTGCGCGCCGAGTTCGAGCAGCGCACCGGCACCACGTGGCCGCTCAACGTCGGGCAGGTCTACACGACGCTGACCCGGCTCGAGCGCGACGGCCTCGCCCTCGCCGACGGCGAGGACGGCGAGGGCCACGTGATCTACCGGATCACCGACGCGGGGCGGGGCGAGGTCGCCACCTGGTTCACCACGCCGGTCGCGCGGACCCAGCCGCCGCGCGACGAGCTGGCCATCAAGCTCGCCCTCGCCGTGACCGTGCCCGGCGTCGACGTCGGCACGGTCATCCAGCAGCAGCGCAGCGCCACGATGGCCGCACTCCAGGACTACACCCGCCTCAAGCGGCAGGCGACCGGGTCCGCCGATCCCGCGGACCTCGCGTGGAGCCTGGTCCTCGACTCCCTGGTGTTCGGCGCCGAGGCGGAGATCCGTTGGCTCGACCACTGCGAGTCCCGGTTGCGCCGGGCCGCCTCCGAGGTTGGACGAGAAAACTCGCGCTTGGACGAGGAAGCTTCCTCGTCCAAGCGCGAGTTTCACCGGCCGGCCGGTGAAACTCCCGCGAGGGGCATCCGGTGAGCGGCGCCGACCTGCACGACCAGGCCCGCCGCCTCGACCAGGCCGAGCGGCGCTGGCTCGCCGACGCCCGCGACCGTCTCCAGCGCATCCGCGCCGCCCGCCTCCTCTCCCGAAAGCAAGAGCGATGAACCCCGTCCTGCAGCTCACCGACGTCACCCGCACCCACGGCGTCGCGCCCCACGAGGTGCTCGCGCTGCGCGGCGTCTCCTTCGCGGCGTACCCCGGCGAGCTGGTCGCCGTCATGGGGCCCTCCGGCTCCGGCAAGTCGACCCTGCTCACCATCGCCGGCGGGCTCGACCAGCCGACCAGCGGTGAGGTCAGCGTCGAGGGAGTCGACCTCGCCCGCCTCGGGCAGCAGGGGCGGGCCCGGATGCGGCGTACGTCGATCGGCTACGTCTTCCAGGGCTTCAACCTGATCCCCGCGCTCACCGCGACCGAGAACGTCGCCCTTCCCCGTGAGCTCGACGGCATCGGCCCACGCCAGGCCCGGGCCGAGGCGCGGCGCGCGCTCGAGGAGGTCGGCATCCTCGACCTCGCCGACCGGTTCCCCGACAACATGTCCGGCGGCCAGCAGCAGCGCGTCGCGATCGCCCGCGCGGTGGTCGGTGAGCGTCGGCTGATCCTCGCCGACGAGCCGACCGGCGCCCTCGACACCGAGACCGGCGAGGGAATCCTCCAGCTGCTCCGGGCGCGCTGCGACGCCGGCGCCGCGGGCGTCCTTGTCACCCACGAGGCGCGGCACGCCGCCTGGGCCGACCGCGTGGTGTTCCTGCGCGACGGCGTCGTGGTCGACGAGACCGGCACCGACCGGGCCGACGTCCTCGTCGAGCCGGCCGCCCGATGAGCAAGGGGAGCCACGCCCTGGGCGGCTGGCGGGTCGCGCTGCGGCTCGCGCGCCGCGAGGCCTGGCGGCGCAAGGCGCAGACCGCGCTCATGCTGGTGCTCGTCTGCCTGCCGGTGCTGGCCGTGGCGGCGGCCGCCGTCGTGTGGCGTACGGCGAGCGTGTCGGGTGCCGAGGGCGTCGACCGGCGGCTCGGTACGTCGGCCGCGCTGGTCAGCGGCAGCGGCACCTCCGAGGTGCTGCAGGCCTTCGACCCCGACGGCATCACGTCGTGGGTCAGCGAGGACGAGCACGTGGCGACCGCCGAGGAGGTGCGCGCGGTGCTCGGCTCCGACCGCGAGCTCGTGCCGTTCGCCCAGGAGTACCTGTCGTACCGCACCGACCGCGGTGTCGGCGACCTTCTCGTCACCGAGACCGAGCTCGCGAACCCGCTCACCGACGGGCTGTTCCGGCTCGAGGAGGGCCGCTACCCCCGCACCGCCGACGAGGTCGTGGTCAACCCCGTCACCGCCGGGCGCGGCCCCGGCCTCGGCGCGACGCTCACCGTGCTGCGTCGGACGACGGACGGGGAGACCCGCACCGACCTGCACGTCGTCGGCATCGCCGCGAGCGCGACCACCCGCAAGGAGGCCGTCGCCGCGGTCCTCCCCGGCGCGCTCGGCACGCCCGACGGCCAGCCGTCGTGGCTGGTCGGCGGCGCCCCGGTGAGCTGGGACGACGTCCGTGCCCTCAACGCCGTCGGCCTGTTCGCCGCCTCGCGCCGGGTGCTCTCCGACCCTGCGCCGGACTCCGCGCTCCCACCCGAGGTGACCACCGACGAGCCGGTCGACCAGACGAAGGTGACCGCGCTGCTGCTGGTCGTGACGATGGTGCTGCTCGAGGTGGTCCTGCTCGCGGGACCGGCCTTCGCCGTCCGCGCCCGGGCCCAGGCGCGCACGCTCGCGCTCGTCGCGGCCGCCGGGGGGACGCCGGCCCAGGCGCGCCGTACCGTCCTCGCGTCGGGGGTCGTGGTCGGCGTGGTCGGCGGCCTGCTCGGTGTCGTCCTCGGGATCGGCGTCGGCGCGGTGCTGGTGCCCGTCGCGCAGCGCTTCCAGGGCACCTGGTTCGGGCCGTTCGAGGTGCCGTGGCCGCTGCTGGCCGTCGTCGCCTGCTTCGGGCTGGCCGCCGCCGTCCTGGCGGCCGTGGTGCCGGCCCTCTCGGCCTCGCGCCAGGACGTGGTCGCGGTGCTGGCCGGCCGCCGCGGCGAGGGCCGGCCCTCGCGCCGCTCGCCCGCGCTCGGCCTGGTCCTGATCGGCGCGGGCGCGACAGCGGGCGTGCTCGGCTCGCGTGCGAGCGGCTCCTCGCCGGTACTGGTGGCCGCGTCGGCGCTGCTCTCGGTCGTCGGCATGATCCTGCTCGTCGGCACCGTCGTGGCGCTGGTTGCGCGGATCGCGCGGCGCTTCCCGATGTCGTTGCGGTTCGCCGCCCGCGACGCCGCCCGGCACCGCACCCGCACCGTCCCGGCGGTCGCCGCCGTGGGGGCGACCGTGGCCGGCGTGATCGCCCTCGCCCTCGCGCTCACCAGCCAGCAGGCGGCCGACGAGCGGGACTACGACCCCCAGCTGGCCCACGGGTACGGCGCGGTCCCGCTCGATGCGACGGCCGACCCGGCCGCCGTGCAGCAGGTCCTGACCGAGCGCCTCCCCGGTGCTGCGGTCGAGGCCGTCTCCGGGCTCCGCTCGGACGACCCGGAGGCCGGCCTCGAGGTCACCTTCCAGGTCGGCGACGAGCCGCTGGTCCTACCCACCTCGGGTGTCTTCGGCACCGGCCAGCTGGTCGCCGGCACCGCTCCCGCCGCGCTCGGGCTCAGCCCCGCCGAGCGGGACCGGGCCGACCGGGCGCTGGCCGCGGGCCGCGTCGTCCTGGTCCGCGGCAACGACGCGTTCGGGCCCGAGGTGTCCGAGCGGGTGCGGGTCGTGCTCGGCGAGCGGATCGAGGACCTCCCCGCCGTCACGGTGCGCCCGCCGGGCGGGCTCGGTGCCGCGTCGGCGATCTTCCCTCCCACCCTCGCCGCCGACCTCGGCCTGCCCGTCGCCACCACCGCGCTGGCCGTGGCCCCGTCGATCTCCGCGGCCGCCCAGGAGGACCTGTCCGAGACGCTGGCCTCCGTGCCCGGCGCGGGCACCCTCGTGGTGGAGCGCGGCTACCAGCCTGAGGACGCCGTCCGCATCCTGCAGTGGGTGCTGGCGATCCTCGGCGGCATCCTGATGCTCGGCGGCACGCTCACCGCCACCTTCCTCGCACTCTCCGACGCCCGC
The genomic region above belongs to Nocardioides sp. QY071 and contains:
- a CDS encoding VanZ family protein — encoded protein: MSDQVMNAVIATVLGSVVAVVLLIPVAAVEYRKDGRLGPRDLTVLLAGAVYGLALWTYTLLPMPADDDYRCAGRQTVPFDTIRAIDWGDLGSRAGLSALVHDPAFLQVALNVLLFVPLGWFVRRIARRGVVVATLLGFSVSLLIETTQATGVWHLYACAYRLFDVDDLMINTLGATLGSLVSAIFIRRQRPEVVWPSTITLGRRWVGMVCDGLFVVLLGSALSIVWRAVQMYVVEVPFEDLPTTQERLLQWGVPGLVEVAAVLVLGRTVGEWVVSVRTTGGRGPVPLARLVKLATGIGPFVALLAIPGAWTGPVLALFVVLTLVLAVPKGGGHRGLAQAAAGLDLEIVLPRSVREREPVRSAS
- a CDS encoding SDR family oxidoreductase — encoded protein: MAPTILITGASSGLGAEMARQFAARGHDLALAARRTERLEELAAEIRAAHPERRVALRALDVTDHAAVFRVFGELHEELGRLDRVVVNAGLGKGAKLGTGRFDANLETAMTNFVGALAQTEAAMEVFRAQEAGHLVMVSSMSAMRGMPSSMTTYAATKAGVAHLAEGLRTELHGTRLQKRIKVTVLYPGYIRSEMNDKVEQQTPLMSSTEKGVAAMVSAIEKEVADACVPPLPWAAMAPVMKHAPLGVLKKLI
- a CDS encoding PadR family transcriptional regulator — its product is MSVKHALLALLEQQPMYGYQLRAEFEQRTGTTWPLNVGQVYTTLTRLERDGLALADGEDGEGHVIYRITDAGRGEVATWFTTPVARTQPPRDELAIKLALAVTVPGVDVGTVIQQQRSATMAALQDYTRLKRQATGSADPADLAWSLVLDSLVFGAEAEIRWLDHCESRLRRAASEVGRENSRLDEEASSSKREFHRPAGETPARGIR
- a CDS encoding ABC transporter ATP-binding protein, with product MNPVLQLTDVTRTHGVAPHEVLALRGVSFAAYPGELVAVMGPSGSGKSTLLTIAGGLDQPTSGEVSVEGVDLARLGQQGRARMRRTSIGYVFQGFNLIPALTATENVALPRELDGIGPRQARAEARRALEEVGILDLADRFPDNMSGGQQQRVAIARAVVGERRLILADEPTGALDTETGEGILQLLRARCDAGAAGVLVTHEARHAAWADRVVFLRDGVVVDETGTDRADVLVEPAAR
- a CDS encoding ABC transporter permease encodes the protein MSKGSHALGGWRVALRLARREAWRRKAQTALMLVLVCLPVLAVAAAAVVWRTASVSGAEGVDRRLGTSAALVSGSGTSEVLQAFDPDGITSWVSEDEHVATAEEVRAVLGSDRELVPFAQEYLSYRTDRGVGDLLVTETELANPLTDGLFRLEEGRYPRTADEVVVNPVTAGRGPGLGATLTVLRRTTDGETRTDLHVVGIAASATTRKEAVAAVLPGALGTPDGQPSWLVGGAPVSWDDVRALNAVGLFAASRRVLSDPAPDSALPPEVTTDEPVDQTKVTALLLVVTMVLLEVVLLAGPAFAVRARAQARTLALVAAAGGTPAQARRTVLASGVVVGVVGGLLGVVLGIGVGAVLVPVAQRFQGTWFGPFEVPWPLLAVVACFGLAAAVLAAVVPALSASRQDVVAVLAGRRGEGRPSRRSPALGLVLIGAGATAGVLGSRASGSSPVLVAASALLSVVGMILLVGTVVALVARIARRFPMSLRFAARDAARHRTRTVPAVAAVGATVAGVIALALALTSQQAADERDYDPQLAHGYGAVPLDATADPAAVQQVLTERLPGAAVEAVSGLRSDDPEAGLEVTFQVGDEPLVLPTSGVFGTGQLVAGTAPAALGLSPAERDRADRALAAGRVVLVRGNDAFGPEVSERVRVVLGERIEDLPAVTVRPPGGLGAASAIFPPTLAADLGLPVATTALAVAPSISAAAQEDLSETLASVPGAGTLVVERGYQPEDAVRILQWVLAILGGILMLGGTLTATFLALSDARPDLATMAAIGARPRTRRRVAAAYALVVGLAGALLGTPIGFIPGIAVSRPLSRGDDGSTLLAVPWPLLGLVVVGLPLLTAAAVGLCARSRLPLVARID